In a genomic window of Phalacrocorax aristotelis chromosome 8, bGulAri2.1, whole genome shotgun sequence:
- the LOC142060748 gene encoding LOW QUALITY PROTEIN: E3 ubiquitin-protein ligase RNF182-like (The sequence of the model RefSeq protein was modified relative to this genomic sequence to represent the inferred CDS: inserted 1 base in 1 codon; deleted 2 bases in 2 codons) has product MIGYCQNWIEKSVSNLKMNCTEREEKVPVDELDXQICYQRFTIHSHMPKILDCLHRICARCLTEILHTGDGCLCISCPFCCRETELHEDEGLPNDTNIMPKLILKDKTAWNSDCKEVVLRPKNLASSSSSPGSSNCLVITIMDVQRDSPRTPRQSTALDHYIDCGTESVPPSSQSQLGQDLFSKLCKHVPRILVILVRLLGFLYFGSLPLGIYLLVIQKVTLGVMCVSFVPCSLTACLAYGFCQCLCHGICDCSSQT; this is encoded by the exons ATGATTGGATACTGCCAAAACTGGATTGAAAAAAG TGTGTCTAATTTAAAGATGAATTGCactgaaagagaggaaaaggtgCCTGTTGATGAACTCG CACAGATCTGTTATCAGAGATTTACTATTCACAGTCATATGCCCAAAATCTTGGATTGTCTTCACAGAATTTGTGCTAGATGTTTGACTGAAATACTTCACACAGGAGATGGATGTCTCTGCATTAGCTGTCCCTTCTGCTGCCGTGAGACAGAGTTACATGAAGATGAAGGACTCCCCAATGATACAAACATTATGCCCAAGCTCATATTA AAAGACAAAACAGCATGGAATTCTGACTGTAAAGAAGTGGTTTTAAGACCAAAAAACTTGGCTTCCTCAAGTTCTTCCCCTGGATCATCAAACTGCTTAGTAATTACAATTATGGACGTACAAAGAGACTCCCCAAGGACTCCCCGTCAAAGTACTGCTTTAGACCATTACATTGACTGTGGCACTGAGTCAGTACCTCCAAGTTCTCAGAGTCAGCTGGGCCAAGATCTCTTTTCAAAGCTATGCAAGCATGTACCCAGAATACTGGTA ATACTGGTAAGGCTGCTTGGATTCCTTTACTTTGGTTCCCTCCCGCTTGGGATCTATTTACTAGTGATTCAGAAAGTGACCCTAGGTGTCATGTGTGTGAGTTTTGTTCCCTGCAGTCTAACTGCATGCCTTGCGTATGGCTTCTGCCAGTGCCTCTGCCATGGAATTTGTGACTGCTCTTCACAAACCTGA